The Chryseobacterium aureum genome contains a region encoding:
- a CDS encoding lipocalin family protein → MKKLLLAGMLGTSLFAVSCSSVNKAATSQNQRADFLKMKGDWQIVSIDYDKGYKIKPFDEGADAQCFVGSHWRLIPNNWTGAYTLNGGGNCPAITQPIKFEVKDGNTFMFKKIAAGTKAKQNSVGYSLTLINQSTDQFSLQQDVPFEGGNVKVVYNFERTGMK, encoded by the coding sequence ATGAAAAAGTTACTACTTGCAGGGATGTTGGGAACATCACTTTTTGCAGTGTCTTGTTCCTCTGTAAACAAAGCAGCTACATCTCAAAATCAAAGAGCAGACTTTCTGAAAATGAAAGGAGACTGGCAGATTGTGAGCATAGATTATGATAAAGGTTATAAAATTAAACCTTTTGATGAAGGTGCTGACGCACAGTGCTTCGTAGGAAGCCACTGGAGATTAATTCCTAACAACTGGACAGGAGCGTATACTTTGAACGGAGGCGGAAATTGCCCGGCAATTACACAGCCTATTAAGTTTGAAGTTAAAGACGGTAACACGTTTATGTTTAAAAAAATTGCTGCAGGTACCAAAGCAAAACAAAATTCTGTAGGGTACAGCCTTACTTTAATCAATCAGTCAACAGATCAGTTTTCACTTCAGCAGGACGTTCCTTTTGAAGGAGGTAATGTAAAAGTAGTTTACAACTTCGAGAGAACAGGAATGAAATAA